A single window of Balaenoptera ricei isolate mBalRic1 chromosome 15, mBalRic1.hap2, whole genome shotgun sequence DNA harbors:
- the L3MBTL1 gene encoding lethal(3)malignant brain tumor-like protein 1 isoform X4: protein MVGAEQPPSPELRREGVAEYEDGEALAGGGDAGPQQPEDLPQDPPEDNPQDPPEDDDGTCQCQACGPQQGAGPDPGASNDGCPQLFQERSVIVENSSGQNNCTSASELLKPMKKRKHREYQSLSEEESEPEAMEKQEEGKDPEGQPTTSTPESEEWNSSQPASGEKKEGWSWESYLEEQEAITAPVSLFQDYQAVTHNKNGFKPGMKLEGIDPQHPSMYFILTVAEVCGYRLRLHFDGYSECHDFWINASSPDIHPAGWFEKTGHKLQPPKGYKEEEFSWSHYLRSTRTQAAPKHLFVSQSHSPPPLGFQVGMKLEAVDRMNPSLICVASVTDVVDSRFLVHFDNWDDTYDYWCDPSSPYIHPVGWCQKQGKPLTPPQDYPDPDSFCWEKYLEETGASAVPAWAFKVRPPHSFLVNMKLEAVDRRNPALIRVASVEDVEDHRIKLHFDGWSHAYDFWIDADHPDLHPAGWCSKTGHPLQPPLRPREPSSTSPGGCPPLSCRSLPQTRTSKYSFHHRKKPRHHSRCGGQGCRASSPPGPGQALIPCHGPGPSLSRIGRPPKYQKIPQEDFPTLTTDVMHQSLFMSALSAHPDRSLSACWEQHCRLLPGVAGISASTVAKWTINEVFGFVQTLTGCEDQARLFKDEADIVKIMSVKLGPALKIYNAILMFKNADDTLK from the exons ATGGTAGGAGCGGAGCAGCCCCCAAGCCCCGAGCTGCGGCGGGAAGGCGTGGCCGAGTACGAAGATGGCGAGGCCCTGGCGGGAGGTGGCGATGCGGGCCCCCAACAGCCGG AAGACCTCCCCCAGGACCCTCCAGAAGATAACCCTCAGGACCCGCCAGAGGATGATGATGGCACCTGCCAATGCCAGGCGTGTGGGCCTCAGCAAGGCGCTGGTCCAGATCCTGGTGCCTCCAATGATGGCTGCCCCCAGCTGTTCCAGGAGCG GTCAGTCATAGTGGAGAACTCTTCAGGCCAGAACAACTGCACCAGCGCTTCTGAGCTCCTCAAACCCATGAAGAAAAGGAAGCACAGGGAATATCAGAGCCTATCTGAGGAGGAGTCAGAGCCGGAGGCCATG gagaagcaagaagaaggaaaggaTCCAGAGGGACAACCCACCACTAGCACCCCAGAAAGTGAGGAGTGGAACAGCAGCCAGCCTG CCTCAGGGGAGAAGAAGGAAGGCTGGTCGTGGGAATCCTACCTTGAGGAGCAGGAGGCCATCACTGCCCCCGTCAGCCTCTTCCAGGAC TACCAGGCGGTCACCCATAACAAGAATGGCTTCAAACCGGGCATGAAGTTGGAAGGCATTGATCCTCAGCACCCAAGCATGTACTTCATTCTCACCGTGGCTGAG GTGTGTGGCTACCGCCTACGTCTGCACTTCGATGGGTATTCCGAGTGCCACGACTTCTGGATCAATGCCAGTTCCCCTGACATTCATCCCGCTGGCTGGTTCGAGAAGACGGGGCACAAGCTGCAGCCCCCCAAAG GTTACAAGGAGGAGGAGTTCAGCTGGAGCCATTACCTGCGCAGCACAAGAACCCAGGCTGCCCCCAAGCACCTGTTTGTGAGCCAGAGCCAC AGTCCCCCACCCCTGGGCTTCCAGGTGGGCATGAAGCTGGAGGCCGTGGACCGCATGAACCCATCCCTCATCTGCGTGGCCAGTGTGACCGACGTGGTGGACAGCCGCTTCCTGGTGCACTTTGACAACTGGGATGACACTTACGACTACTG GTGTGATCCCAGCAGCCCCTACATCCACCCGGTGGGCTGGTGCCAGAAGCAAGGAAAGCCCCTCACCCCTCCACAAG ACTACCCAGACCCTGACAGCTTCTGTTGGGAGAAATATCTGGAAGAAACTGGGGCCTCTGCTGTGCCCGCCTGGGCCTTCAAGGTG CGACCCCCGCACAGCTTCCTGGTCAACATGAAACTGGAGGCCGTGGACCGCAGGAACCCAGCCCTAATTCGTGTGGCCAGCGTGGAGGATGTGGAGGACCATCGGATAAAG CTCCACTTTGATGGCTGGAGTCACGCCTATGACTTCTGGATCGATGCCGACCACCCTGACCTCCACCCCGCGGGCTGGTGCTCCAAGACAGGGCATCCCCTGCAACCTCCTCTCC GACCCAGAGAACCCAGCTCCACCTCCCCTGGGGGCTGTCCCCCTCTCAGCTGTCGAAGCCTGCCACAGACCAGGACCTCCAAGTACAGCTTTCACCACCG GAAGAAGCCTCGCCATCACAGCCGGTGCGGAGGGCAAGGGTGCAGGGCCTCGAGTCCTcctgggccaggccaggccctgATTCCCTGCCACGGACCTGGTCCCTCTCTCTCCAGGATCGGACGCCCTCCAAAGTATCAGAAGATCCCACAGGAAGATTTCCCGA CACTGACCACTGACGTCATGCACCAGTCCCTCTTCATGTCGGCCCTGTCGGCCCACCCCGACCGGTCGCTGTCAGCGTGCTGGGAGCAGCACTGCAGGCTCCTGCCGGGAGTGGCGGGCATCTCGGCCTCGACAGTCGCCAAGTGGACCATCAATGAG GTCTTCGGCTTTGTTCAGACACTGACAGGTTGTGAGGACCAAGCGCGGCTCTTCAAAGATGAG
- the L3MBTL1 gene encoding lethal(3)malignant brain tumor-like protein 1 isoform X2 — protein MEGHAEIEMLGTLKGPSTGEVSVHLVARDSPGSGSHLPAAAFIIPASSATLGLPSSALDVSCFPREQIHVGTPERGAGSVPVTATVLPQLSAGPAASPSTSTVRLLEWTEAAAPPSRSGLRFQISEYAPPNMVGAEQPPSPELRREGVAEYEDGEALAGGGDAGPQQPEDLPQDPPEDNPQDPPEDDDGTCQCQACGPQQGAGPDPGASNDGCPQLFQERSVIVENSSGQNNCTSASELLKPMKKRKHREYQSLSEEESEPEAMEKQEEGKDPEGQPTTSTPESEEWNSSQPASGEKKEGWSWESYLEEQEAITAPVSLFQDYQAVTHNKNGFKPGMKLEGIDPQHPSMYFILTVAEVCGYRLRLHFDGYSECHDFWINASSPDIHPAGWFEKTGHKLQPPKGYKEEEFSWSHYLRSTRTQAAPKHLFVSQSHSPPPLGFQVGMKLEAVDRMNPSLICVASVTDVVDSRFLVHFDNWDDTYDYWCDPSSPYIHPVGWCQKQGKPLTPPQDYPDPDSFCWEKYLEETGASAVPAWAFKVRPPHSFLVNMKLEAVDRRNPALIRVASVEDVEDHRIKLHFDGWSHAYDFWIDADHPDLHPAGWCSKTGHPLQPPLRPREPSSTSPGGCPPLSCRSLPQTRTSKYSFHHRKCPTPGCDGSGHVTGKFTAHHCLSGCPLAERNQSRLKAELSDTEALARKRNLSGFSLRKKPRHHSRCGGQGCRASSPPGPGQALIPCHGPGPSLSRIGRPPKYQKIPQEDFPTLTTDVMHQSLFMSALSAHPDRSLSACWEQHCRLLPGVAGISASTVAKWTINEVFGFVQTLTGCEDQARLFKDEGHVSTGNDEWITVPECLV, from the exons ATGGAGGGGCATGCTGAAATAGAGATGCTGGGGACACTGAAGGGGCCCTCCACAGGGGAGGTCAGCGTGCACCTGGTGGCCAGAGACAGCCCAGGTTCCGGCTCTCACCTGCCCGCTGCTGCCTTTATCATTCCAG CCAGCTCGGCCACCCTTGGTCTGCCCAGCAGTGCCCTGGATGTGTCCTGCTTTCCGCGGGAGCAGATCCATGTGGGCACCCCGGAGCGAGGGGCTGGCAGCGTACCTGTCACCGCCACCGTTCTGCCACAGTTAAGCGCTGGGCCGGCGGCCAGCCCCAGCACCAGCACAGTGCGGCTCCTGGAGTGGACCGAGGCCGCGGCCCCGCCTTCTAGGAGTGGCCTGCGG TTCCAGATAAGCGAATACGCACCGCCGAACATGGTAGGAGCGGAGCAGCCCCCAAGCCCCGAGCTGCGGCGGGAAGGCGTGGCCGAGTACGAAGATGGCGAGGCCCTGGCGGGAGGTGGCGATGCGGGCCCCCAACAGCCGG AAGACCTCCCCCAGGACCCTCCAGAAGATAACCCTCAGGACCCGCCAGAGGATGATGATGGCACCTGCCAATGCCAGGCGTGTGGGCCTCAGCAAGGCGCTGGTCCAGATCCTGGTGCCTCCAATGATGGCTGCCCCCAGCTGTTCCAGGAGCG GTCAGTCATAGTGGAGAACTCTTCAGGCCAGAACAACTGCACCAGCGCTTCTGAGCTCCTCAAACCCATGAAGAAAAGGAAGCACAGGGAATATCAGAGCCTATCTGAGGAGGAGTCAGAGCCGGAGGCCATG gagaagcaagaagaaggaaaggaTCCAGAGGGACAACCCACCACTAGCACCCCAGAAAGTGAGGAGTGGAACAGCAGCCAGCCTG CCTCAGGGGAGAAGAAGGAAGGCTGGTCGTGGGAATCCTACCTTGAGGAGCAGGAGGCCATCACTGCCCCCGTCAGCCTCTTCCAGGAC TACCAGGCGGTCACCCATAACAAGAATGGCTTCAAACCGGGCATGAAGTTGGAAGGCATTGATCCTCAGCACCCAAGCATGTACTTCATTCTCACCGTGGCTGAG GTGTGTGGCTACCGCCTACGTCTGCACTTCGATGGGTATTCCGAGTGCCACGACTTCTGGATCAATGCCAGTTCCCCTGACATTCATCCCGCTGGCTGGTTCGAGAAGACGGGGCACAAGCTGCAGCCCCCCAAAG GTTACAAGGAGGAGGAGTTCAGCTGGAGCCATTACCTGCGCAGCACAAGAACCCAGGCTGCCCCCAAGCACCTGTTTGTGAGCCAGAGCCAC AGTCCCCCACCCCTGGGCTTCCAGGTGGGCATGAAGCTGGAGGCCGTGGACCGCATGAACCCATCCCTCATCTGCGTGGCCAGTGTGACCGACGTGGTGGACAGCCGCTTCCTGGTGCACTTTGACAACTGGGATGACACTTACGACTACTG GTGTGATCCCAGCAGCCCCTACATCCACCCGGTGGGCTGGTGCCAGAAGCAAGGAAAGCCCCTCACCCCTCCACAAG ACTACCCAGACCCTGACAGCTTCTGTTGGGAGAAATATCTGGAAGAAACTGGGGCCTCTGCTGTGCCCGCCTGGGCCTTCAAGGTG CGACCCCCGCACAGCTTCCTGGTCAACATGAAACTGGAGGCCGTGGACCGCAGGAACCCAGCCCTAATTCGTGTGGCCAGCGTGGAGGATGTGGAGGACCATCGGATAAAG CTCCACTTTGATGGCTGGAGTCACGCCTATGACTTCTGGATCGATGCCGACCACCCTGACCTCCACCCCGCGGGCTGGTGCTCCAAGACAGGGCATCCCCTGCAACCTCCTCTCC GACCCAGAGAACCCAGCTCCACCTCCCCTGGGGGCTGTCCCCCTCTCAGCTGTCGAAGCCTGCCACAGACCAGGACCTCCAAGTACAGCTTTCACCACCG AAAGTGCCCCACTCCTGGTTGTGATGGCTCTGGCCACGTCACAGGCAAGTTCACAGCCCACCACTGCCTCTCGGGCTGCCCACTGGCCGAGAGGAACCAGAGCCGGCTGAAGGCAGAGCTGTCCGACACGGAGGCCTTGGCCCGTAAGAGGAACCTCTCGGGCTTCTCCCTAAGGAAGAAGCCTCGCCATCACAGCCGGTGCGGAGGGCAAGGGTGCAGGGCCTCGAGTCCTcctgggccaggccaggccctgATTCCCTGCCACGGACCTGGTCCCTCTCTCTCCAGGATCGGACGCCCTCCAAAGTATCAGAAGATCCCACAGGAAGATTTCCCGA CACTGACCACTGACGTCATGCACCAGTCCCTCTTCATGTCGGCCCTGTCGGCCCACCCCGACCGGTCGCTGTCAGCGTGCTGGGAGCAGCACTGCAGGCTCCTGCCGGGAGTGGCGGGCATCTCGGCCTCGACAGTCGCCAAGTGGACCATCAATGAG GTCTTCGGCTTTGTTCAGACACTGACAGGTTGTGAGGACCAAGCGCGGCTCTTCAAAGATGAG
- the L3MBTL1 gene encoding lethal(3)malignant brain tumor-like protein 1 isoform X3, protein MVGAEQPPSPELRREGVAEYEDGEALAGGGDAGPQQPEDLPQDPPEDNPQDPPEDDDGTCQCQACGPQQGAGPDPGASNDGCPQLFQERSVIVENSSGQNNCTSASELLKPMKKRKHREYQSLSEEESEPEAMEKQEEGKDPEGQPTTSTPESEEWNSSQPASGEKKEGWSWESYLEEQEAITAPVSLFQDYQAVTHNKNGFKPGMKLEGIDPQHPSMYFILTVAEVCGYRLRLHFDGYSECHDFWINASSPDIHPAGWFEKTGHKLQPPKGYKEEEFSWSHYLRSTRTQAAPKHLFVSQSHVGMKLEAVDRMNPSLICVASVTDVVDSRFLVHFDNWDDTYDYWCDPSSPYIHPVGWCQKQGKPLTPPQDYPDPDSFCWEKYLEETGASAVPAWAFKVRPPHSFLVNMKLEAVDRRNPALIRVASVEDVEDHRIKLHFDGWSHAYDFWIDADHPDLHPAGWCSKTGHPLQPPLRPREPSSTSPGGCPPLSCRSLPQTRTSKYSFHHRKCPTPGCDGSGHVTGKFTAHHCLSGCPLAERNQSRLKAELSDTEALARKRNLSGFSLRKKPRHHSRCGGQGCRASSPPGPGQALIPCHGPGPSLSRIGRPPKYQKIPQEDFPTLTTDVMHQSLFMSALSAHPDRSLSACWEQHCRLLPGVAGISASTVAKWTINEVFGFVQTLTGCEDQARLFKDEADIVKIMSVKLGPALKIYNAILMFKNADDTLK, encoded by the exons ATGGTAGGAGCGGAGCAGCCCCCAAGCCCCGAGCTGCGGCGGGAAGGCGTGGCCGAGTACGAAGATGGCGAGGCCCTGGCGGGAGGTGGCGATGCGGGCCCCCAACAGCCGG AAGACCTCCCCCAGGACCCTCCAGAAGATAACCCTCAGGACCCGCCAGAGGATGATGATGGCACCTGCCAATGCCAGGCGTGTGGGCCTCAGCAAGGCGCTGGTCCAGATCCTGGTGCCTCCAATGATGGCTGCCCCCAGCTGTTCCAGGAGCG GTCAGTCATAGTGGAGAACTCTTCAGGCCAGAACAACTGCACCAGCGCTTCTGAGCTCCTCAAACCCATGAAGAAAAGGAAGCACAGGGAATATCAGAGCCTATCTGAGGAGGAGTCAGAGCCGGAGGCCATG gagaagcaagaagaaggaaaggaTCCAGAGGGACAACCCACCACTAGCACCCCAGAAAGTGAGGAGTGGAACAGCAGCCAGCCTG CCTCAGGGGAGAAGAAGGAAGGCTGGTCGTGGGAATCCTACCTTGAGGAGCAGGAGGCCATCACTGCCCCCGTCAGCCTCTTCCAGGAC TACCAGGCGGTCACCCATAACAAGAATGGCTTCAAACCGGGCATGAAGTTGGAAGGCATTGATCCTCAGCACCCAAGCATGTACTTCATTCTCACCGTGGCTGAG GTGTGTGGCTACCGCCTACGTCTGCACTTCGATGGGTATTCCGAGTGCCACGACTTCTGGATCAATGCCAGTTCCCCTGACATTCATCCCGCTGGCTGGTTCGAGAAGACGGGGCACAAGCTGCAGCCCCCCAAAG GTTACAAGGAGGAGGAGTTCAGCTGGAGCCATTACCTGCGCAGCACAAGAACCCAGGCTGCCCCCAAGCACCTGTTTGTGAGCCAGAGCCAC GTGGGCATGAAGCTGGAGGCCGTGGACCGCATGAACCCATCCCTCATCTGCGTGGCCAGTGTGACCGACGTGGTGGACAGCCGCTTCCTGGTGCACTTTGACAACTGGGATGACACTTACGACTACTG GTGTGATCCCAGCAGCCCCTACATCCACCCGGTGGGCTGGTGCCAGAAGCAAGGAAAGCCCCTCACCCCTCCACAAG ACTACCCAGACCCTGACAGCTTCTGTTGGGAGAAATATCTGGAAGAAACTGGGGCCTCTGCTGTGCCCGCCTGGGCCTTCAAGGTG CGACCCCCGCACAGCTTCCTGGTCAACATGAAACTGGAGGCCGTGGACCGCAGGAACCCAGCCCTAATTCGTGTGGCCAGCGTGGAGGATGTGGAGGACCATCGGATAAAG CTCCACTTTGATGGCTGGAGTCACGCCTATGACTTCTGGATCGATGCCGACCACCCTGACCTCCACCCCGCGGGCTGGTGCTCCAAGACAGGGCATCCCCTGCAACCTCCTCTCC GACCCAGAGAACCCAGCTCCACCTCCCCTGGGGGCTGTCCCCCTCTCAGCTGTCGAAGCCTGCCACAGACCAGGACCTCCAAGTACAGCTTTCACCACCG AAAGTGCCCCACTCCTGGTTGTGATGGCTCTGGCCACGTCACAGGCAAGTTCACAGCCCACCACTGCCTCTCGGGCTGCCCACTGGCCGAGAGGAACCAGAGCCGGCTGAAGGCAGAGCTGTCCGACACGGAGGCCTTGGCCCGTAAGAGGAACCTCTCGGGCTTCTCCCTAAGGAAGAAGCCTCGCCATCACAGCCGGTGCGGAGGGCAAGGGTGCAGGGCCTCGAGTCCTcctgggccaggccaggccctgATTCCCTGCCACGGACCTGGTCCCTCTCTCTCCAGGATCGGACGCCCTCCAAAGTATCAGAAGATCCCACAGGAAGATTTCCCGA CACTGACCACTGACGTCATGCACCAGTCCCTCTTCATGTCGGCCCTGTCGGCCCACCCCGACCGGTCGCTGTCAGCGTGCTGGGAGCAGCACTGCAGGCTCCTGCCGGGAGTGGCGGGCATCTCGGCCTCGACAGTCGCCAAGTGGACCATCAATGAG GTCTTCGGCTTTGTTCAGACACTGACAGGTTGTGAGGACCAAGCGCGGCTCTTCAAAGATGAG
- the L3MBTL1 gene encoding lethal(3)malignant brain tumor-like protein 1 isoform X6 has product MVGAEQPPSPELRREGVAEYEDGEALAGGGDAGPQQPEDLPQDPPEDNPQDPPEDDDGTCQCQACGPQQGAGPDPGASNDGCPQLFQERSVIVENSSGQNNCTSASELLKPMKKRKHREYQSLSEEESEPEAMEKQEEGKDPEGQPTTSTPESEEWNSSQPASGEKKEGWSWESYLEEQEAITAPVSLFQDYQAVTHNKNGFKPGMKLEGIDPQHPSMYFILTVAEVCGYRLRLHFDGYSECHDFWINASSPDIHPAGWFEKTGHKLQPPKGYKEEEFSWSHYLRSTRTQAAPKHLFVSQSHSPPPLGFQVGMKLEAVDRMNPSLICVASVTDVVDSRFLVHFDNWDDTYDYWCDPSSPYIHPVGWCQKQGKPLTPPQDYPDPDSFCWEKYLEETGASAVPAWAFKVRPPHSFLVNMKLEAVDRRNPALIRVASVEDVEDHRIKLHFDGWSHAYDFWIDADHPDLHPAGWCSKTGHPLQPPLRPREPSSTSPGGCPPLSCRSLPQTRTSKYSFHHRIGRPPKYQKIPQEDFPTLTTDVMHQSLFMSALSAHPDRSLSACWEQHCRLLPGVAGISASTVAKWTINEVFGFVQTLTGCEDQARLFKDEADIVKIMSVKLGPALKIYNAILMFKNADDTLK; this is encoded by the exons ATGGTAGGAGCGGAGCAGCCCCCAAGCCCCGAGCTGCGGCGGGAAGGCGTGGCCGAGTACGAAGATGGCGAGGCCCTGGCGGGAGGTGGCGATGCGGGCCCCCAACAGCCGG AAGACCTCCCCCAGGACCCTCCAGAAGATAACCCTCAGGACCCGCCAGAGGATGATGATGGCACCTGCCAATGCCAGGCGTGTGGGCCTCAGCAAGGCGCTGGTCCAGATCCTGGTGCCTCCAATGATGGCTGCCCCCAGCTGTTCCAGGAGCG GTCAGTCATAGTGGAGAACTCTTCAGGCCAGAACAACTGCACCAGCGCTTCTGAGCTCCTCAAACCCATGAAGAAAAGGAAGCACAGGGAATATCAGAGCCTATCTGAGGAGGAGTCAGAGCCGGAGGCCATG gagaagcaagaagaaggaaaggaTCCAGAGGGACAACCCACCACTAGCACCCCAGAAAGTGAGGAGTGGAACAGCAGCCAGCCTG CCTCAGGGGAGAAGAAGGAAGGCTGGTCGTGGGAATCCTACCTTGAGGAGCAGGAGGCCATCACTGCCCCCGTCAGCCTCTTCCAGGAC TACCAGGCGGTCACCCATAACAAGAATGGCTTCAAACCGGGCATGAAGTTGGAAGGCATTGATCCTCAGCACCCAAGCATGTACTTCATTCTCACCGTGGCTGAG GTGTGTGGCTACCGCCTACGTCTGCACTTCGATGGGTATTCCGAGTGCCACGACTTCTGGATCAATGCCAGTTCCCCTGACATTCATCCCGCTGGCTGGTTCGAGAAGACGGGGCACAAGCTGCAGCCCCCCAAAG GTTACAAGGAGGAGGAGTTCAGCTGGAGCCATTACCTGCGCAGCACAAGAACCCAGGCTGCCCCCAAGCACCTGTTTGTGAGCCAGAGCCAC AGTCCCCCACCCCTGGGCTTCCAGGTGGGCATGAAGCTGGAGGCCGTGGACCGCATGAACCCATCCCTCATCTGCGTGGCCAGTGTGACCGACGTGGTGGACAGCCGCTTCCTGGTGCACTTTGACAACTGGGATGACACTTACGACTACTG GTGTGATCCCAGCAGCCCCTACATCCACCCGGTGGGCTGGTGCCAGAAGCAAGGAAAGCCCCTCACCCCTCCACAAG ACTACCCAGACCCTGACAGCTTCTGTTGGGAGAAATATCTGGAAGAAACTGGGGCCTCTGCTGTGCCCGCCTGGGCCTTCAAGGTG CGACCCCCGCACAGCTTCCTGGTCAACATGAAACTGGAGGCCGTGGACCGCAGGAACCCAGCCCTAATTCGTGTGGCCAGCGTGGAGGATGTGGAGGACCATCGGATAAAG CTCCACTTTGATGGCTGGAGTCACGCCTATGACTTCTGGATCGATGCCGACCACCCTGACCTCCACCCCGCGGGCTGGTGCTCCAAGACAGGGCATCCCCTGCAACCTCCTCTCC GACCCAGAGAACCCAGCTCCACCTCCCCTGGGGGCTGTCCCCCTCTCAGCTGTCGAAGCCTGCCACAGACCAGGACCTCCAAGTACAGCTTTCACCACCG GATCGGACGCCCTCCAAAGTATCAGAAGATCCCACAGGAAGATTTCCCGA CACTGACCACTGACGTCATGCACCAGTCCCTCTTCATGTCGGCCCTGTCGGCCCACCCCGACCGGTCGCTGTCAGCGTGCTGGGAGCAGCACTGCAGGCTCCTGCCGGGAGTGGCGGGCATCTCGGCCTCGACAGTCGCCAAGTGGACCATCAATGAG GTCTTCGGCTTTGTTCAGACACTGACAGGTTGTGAGGACCAAGCGCGGCTCTTCAAAGATGAG
- the L3MBTL1 gene encoding lethal(3)malignant brain tumor-like protein 1 isoform X5 has product MVGAEQPPSPELRREGVAEYEDGEALAGGGDAGPQQPEDLPQDPPEDNPQDPPEDDDGTCQCQACGPQQGAGPDPGASNDGCPQLFQERSVIVENSSGQNNCTSASELLKPMKKRKHREYQSLSEEESEPEAMEKQEEGKDPEGQPTTSTPESEEWNSSQPASGEKKEGWSWESYLEEQEAITAPVSLFQDYQAVTHNKNGFKPGMKLEGIDPQHPSMYFILTVAEVCGYRLRLHFDGYSECHDFWINASSPDIHPAGWFEKTGHKLQPPKGYKEEEFSWSHYLRSTRTQAAPKHLFVSQSHSPPPLGFQVGMKLEAVDRMNPSLICVASVTDVVDSRFLVHFDNWDDTYDYWCDPSSPYIHPVGWCQKQGKPLTPPQDYPDPDSFCWEKYLEETGASAVPAWAFKVRPPHSFLVNMKLEAVDRRNPALIRVASVEDVEDHRIKLHFDGWSHAYDFWIDADHPDLHPAGWCSKTGHPLQPPLRPREPSSTSPGGCPPLSCRSLPQTRTSKYSFHHRKKPRHHSRIGRPPKYQKIPQEDFPTLTTDVMHQSLFMSALSAHPDRSLSACWEQHCRLLPGVAGISASTVAKWTINEVFGFVQTLTGCEDQARLFKDEADIVKIMSVKLGPALKIYNAILMFKNADDTLK; this is encoded by the exons ATGGTAGGAGCGGAGCAGCCCCCAAGCCCCGAGCTGCGGCGGGAAGGCGTGGCCGAGTACGAAGATGGCGAGGCCCTGGCGGGAGGTGGCGATGCGGGCCCCCAACAGCCGG AAGACCTCCCCCAGGACCCTCCAGAAGATAACCCTCAGGACCCGCCAGAGGATGATGATGGCACCTGCCAATGCCAGGCGTGTGGGCCTCAGCAAGGCGCTGGTCCAGATCCTGGTGCCTCCAATGATGGCTGCCCCCAGCTGTTCCAGGAGCG GTCAGTCATAGTGGAGAACTCTTCAGGCCAGAACAACTGCACCAGCGCTTCTGAGCTCCTCAAACCCATGAAGAAAAGGAAGCACAGGGAATATCAGAGCCTATCTGAGGAGGAGTCAGAGCCGGAGGCCATG gagaagcaagaagaaggaaaggaTCCAGAGGGACAACCCACCACTAGCACCCCAGAAAGTGAGGAGTGGAACAGCAGCCAGCCTG CCTCAGGGGAGAAGAAGGAAGGCTGGTCGTGGGAATCCTACCTTGAGGAGCAGGAGGCCATCACTGCCCCCGTCAGCCTCTTCCAGGAC TACCAGGCGGTCACCCATAACAAGAATGGCTTCAAACCGGGCATGAAGTTGGAAGGCATTGATCCTCAGCACCCAAGCATGTACTTCATTCTCACCGTGGCTGAG GTGTGTGGCTACCGCCTACGTCTGCACTTCGATGGGTATTCCGAGTGCCACGACTTCTGGATCAATGCCAGTTCCCCTGACATTCATCCCGCTGGCTGGTTCGAGAAGACGGGGCACAAGCTGCAGCCCCCCAAAG GTTACAAGGAGGAGGAGTTCAGCTGGAGCCATTACCTGCGCAGCACAAGAACCCAGGCTGCCCCCAAGCACCTGTTTGTGAGCCAGAGCCAC AGTCCCCCACCCCTGGGCTTCCAGGTGGGCATGAAGCTGGAGGCCGTGGACCGCATGAACCCATCCCTCATCTGCGTGGCCAGTGTGACCGACGTGGTGGACAGCCGCTTCCTGGTGCACTTTGACAACTGGGATGACACTTACGACTACTG GTGTGATCCCAGCAGCCCCTACATCCACCCGGTGGGCTGGTGCCAGAAGCAAGGAAAGCCCCTCACCCCTCCACAAG ACTACCCAGACCCTGACAGCTTCTGTTGGGAGAAATATCTGGAAGAAACTGGGGCCTCTGCTGTGCCCGCCTGGGCCTTCAAGGTG CGACCCCCGCACAGCTTCCTGGTCAACATGAAACTGGAGGCCGTGGACCGCAGGAACCCAGCCCTAATTCGTGTGGCCAGCGTGGAGGATGTGGAGGACCATCGGATAAAG CTCCACTTTGATGGCTGGAGTCACGCCTATGACTTCTGGATCGATGCCGACCACCCTGACCTCCACCCCGCGGGCTGGTGCTCCAAGACAGGGCATCCCCTGCAACCTCCTCTCC GACCCAGAGAACCCAGCTCCACCTCCCCTGGGGGCTGTCCCCCTCTCAGCTGTCGAAGCCTGCCACAGACCAGGACCTCCAAGTACAGCTTTCACCACCG GAAGAAGCCTCGCCATCACAGCCG GATCGGACGCCCTCCAAAGTATCAGAAGATCCCACAGGAAGATTTCCCGA CACTGACCACTGACGTCATGCACCAGTCCCTCTTCATGTCGGCCCTGTCGGCCCACCCCGACCGGTCGCTGTCAGCGTGCTGGGAGCAGCACTGCAGGCTCCTGCCGGGAGTGGCGGGCATCTCGGCCTCGACAGTCGCCAAGTGGACCATCAATGAG GTCTTCGGCTTTGTTCAGACACTGACAGGTTGTGAGGACCAAGCGCGGCTCTTCAAAGATGAG